A DNA window from Lujinxingia litoralis contains the following coding sequences:
- a CDS encoding Asp-tRNA(Asn)/Glu-tRNA(Gln) amidotransferase subunit GatC: MPPDRLYLLASLHPTPDDALDAHLKRLEDALAPLAALDAGPTSLKERAPWSDTPLTERPDTPNTPLTTEAALANAPHAHQGFFALPRVLSDDS; encoded by the coding sequence ATGCCCCCTGACCGACTCTACCTCCTCGCCAGCCTCCACCCGACTCCCGACGACGCGCTCGACGCGCACCTAAAGCGCCTGGAAGACGCCCTCGCGCCGCTGGCCGCGCTCGACGCCGGTCCCACCTCTCTCAAAGAGCGCGCTCCCTGGAGCGACACGCCGCTTACCGAGCGCCCCGACACCCCCAACACCCCGCTCACCACCGAGGCCGCGCTGGCCAACGCCCCGCACGCCCACCAGGGCTTCTTCGCGCTTCCTCGCGTGCTCTCCGACGACTCCTGA